Proteins found in one Brevibacillus brevis genomic segment:
- a CDS encoding GNAT family N-acetyltransferase, with protein MLTIEPVILEGKLVRLEPLRMAHVDGIWEAGAYEEIWPHMSIAIRTREDAQAFILQALKNEQAQTELPFAIIRKADEQIIGSTRFLGIAKKDRGLEIGFTWLTPSVWKTGVNTECKWLLLRHCFEQLGCIRVQLKTDSRNLNSQRAIARIGGIREGVLRNHMVMPDGYIRDSVYFSILDREWPEAKQKLQLLLFGE; from the coding sequence ATGTTAACCATTGAACCTGTAATCTTGGAAGGCAAGCTGGTCCGATTGGAGCCGCTCAGAATGGCCCATGTGGACGGAATCTGGGAAGCAGGCGCATACGAAGAGATTTGGCCGCATATGTCCATTGCCATTCGAACAAGAGAGGATGCTCAGGCTTTTATCCTGCAGGCTTTAAAAAATGAACAAGCCCAAACAGAATTGCCATTCGCCATCATTCGCAAAGCAGATGAGCAAATCATCGGAAGCACGAGATTTTTAGGGATAGCGAAAAAGGATCGCGGATTGGAAATCGGGTTTACATGGCTGACCCCATCTGTCTGGAAAACGGGCGTCAATACAGAGTGTAAATGGCTTCTCTTGCGCCACTGCTTTGAACAGCTAGGATGTATTCGCGTACAGCTCAAGACAGATTCGCGCAATTTGAATTCGCAACGTGCCATTGCCCGAATAGGTGGCATTCGAGAAGGTGTCCTGCGCAATCATATGGTGATGCCAGATGGATACATTCGCGACTCGGTATACTTCAGCATACTTGACCGTGAATGGCCAGAAGCCAAGCAAAAGCTGCAATTGTTGCTGTTTGGTGAATAA
- the thiE gene encoding thiamine phosphate synthase, with protein MRDIQRLREKMGVYFVIGTQDCGYSSEKTVQTVEAALRGGVGTLQLRDKGSKLTAQEQYELGRELQQLCRDHDTVFFVNDDVDLAIRLQADGIHVGQDDMALSEVRAKVGSEMYIGVSAGTVEEALAAQNGGVDCIGVGAMFATRSKADAGEPIGPVGLAEIRKAVGNDLPIVGIGGITLENASEVLAAGADGVAIISAISQAESPEAAAQALQRIVRSR; from the coding sequence ATGCGTGATATACAAAGACTTCGGGAAAAAATGGGTGTATACTTTGTCATTGGTACGCAGGACTGTGGGTATTCCAGCGAAAAGACCGTGCAAACCGTGGAAGCAGCATTACGCGGAGGAGTAGGCACGCTTCAGCTACGTGATAAAGGAAGCAAGCTAACTGCTCAGGAACAATATGAGTTGGGTAGAGAATTGCAACAGCTATGTCGTGACCATGATACCGTATTTTTTGTGAATGACGATGTGGATCTGGCGATTCGCTTGCAGGCAGACGGCATCCATGTCGGGCAAGATGACATGGCATTGTCAGAAGTACGAGCCAAAGTTGGCTCCGAGATGTACATCGGGGTTTCGGCAGGTACGGTCGAAGAGGCGCTCGCTGCCCAAAACGGTGGCGTCGATTGTATTGGTGTAGGAGCGATGTTCGCTACCCGTTCTAAGGCAGATGCTGGAGAGCCTATCGGACCAGTGGGGCTAGCGGAGATTCGTAAGGCAGTCGGGAATGATTTGCCTATCGTCGGTATTGGTGGCATCACACTGGAAAATGCCTCTGAAGTGCTTGCTGCGGGGGCCGATGGCGTCGCGATTATCAGTGCGATCAGCCAGGCCGAATCACCTGAAGCAGCAGCGCAAGCGTTACAGCGGATTGTACGATCTCGTTAG
- a CDS encoding thiamine phosphate synthase produces the protein MSSTRELHVITSGRHSLDEVLRMAEAAYAGGMNFLHIREKQRTAKECMDWVKALANVIPLSSLIVNDRVDVAAASGCAGVHLAYHSLSPADARMVLKTGQRIGRSVHSVEEAQQAIAAQVDYLLYGHIFASGSKPGLAPRGTIELAQMTARWHVPIIGLGGITPDRTAQVLEAGCAGIAVLSGITDATDAKSAASAYREALDRWEGK, from the coding sequence ATGTCAAGCACTCGTGAGCTGCATGTGATTACAAGCGGACGGCATTCGCTTGATGAGGTATTGCGAATGGCAGAAGCTGCTTATGCAGGTGGTATGAACTTTTTACACATACGGGAAAAACAGCGTACCGCAAAGGAATGCATGGACTGGGTAAAGGCATTGGCGAATGTCATCCCCCTTTCGTCCTTGATCGTGAATGATCGGGTGGATGTGGCTGCTGCGTCGGGTTGTGCTGGTGTTCACCTGGCATACCATAGCCTGTCTCCTGCGGACGCGAGAATGGTACTGAAGACTGGTCAAAGGATAGGGCGTTCTGTCCATTCCGTGGAAGAAGCACAGCAAGCCATTGCTGCACAAGTCGATTATTTGCTCTACGGGCATATTTTTGCGAGTGGTTCGAAGCCAGGTCTTGCACCAAGAGGAACAATCGAACTTGCGCAAATGACGGCAAGATGGCATGTGCCGATTATCGGACTCGGTGGTATCACACCGGACCGGACCGCGCAAGTTTTGGAAGCTGGGTGTGCGGGCATTGCTGTCTTATCAGGGATCACAGATGCAACTGATGCCAAGTCAGCAGCCAGCGCTTATCGAGAGGCATTGGATCGTTGGGAGGGAAAATAA
- a CDS encoding antibiotic biosynthesis monooxygenase family protein: MFVSMNRLTVPADYQSHLERAFGNGGERMKEVPGFLEFLFLAPTEGDEYIVFTKWTDEESFKNWTESEAFKRAHTGTNPNSPVKSDLRNYAVKSHS; encoded by the coding sequence ATGTTTGTATCCATGAACAGACTGACTGTACCAGCAGACTATCAATCCCATTTGGAACGCGCATTTGGAAATGGGGGAGAACGGATGAAGGAGGTTCCTGGTTTTTTGGAGTTCCTTTTCCTGGCACCTACGGAAGGTGACGAATACATCGTTTTTACGAAATGGACAGATGAGGAATCGTTCAAAAATTGGACAGAAAGCGAGGCTTTCAAGCGCGCGCATACAGGAACCAACCCGAATAGCCCGGTAAAATCGGATTTGCGCAATTACGCTGTCAAATCCCATTCATAA
- a CDS encoding tripartite tricarboxylate transporter permease, whose amino-acid sequence MSALQFLADGFLVALQWHNLVFAFIGVLIGTAVGVLPGIGPMSGVALLMPVTASLTSGLPPESAAASALILLAGVYYGAMYGGSTTSILLNTPGESSSVVTTLDGYQMAKQGRAGAALSIAAIGSFVAGLVALIALVFLADPLSDLALKFGPAEYFSLMLLGLCAVSGLGGKSMTKALIMTVMGLLLATIGMDTVSGVARFTYDIPDLYQGLEFLTIAVGLFALGEVFKTIIEDDQSSKEIIKVGRVLPSKQDLKESAGPIARGSLLGFFIGVLPGAGATLASFFSYIFEKKLSKDPSRFGKGAIAGVAAPESANNAASGGAMIPLLTLGIPGSGTTAILMGALLMYNVQPGPLLFADHPQIAWGLIASMFIGNVMLLVLNMPLVKVFAKIIETPSHFLIPLIIAISVFGVYAVQISTFDLILLVICGVAGYYLTKNDFPLAPLVLGLVLGPMIENNMRRALTTSNGDFSIFLTKPLSAAFLVCALLWLLIPIFLKRRGKQVIISEEA is encoded by the coding sequence ATGAGTGCATTGCAATTTTTGGCGGATGGTTTTCTCGTTGCCCTACAGTGGCATAATCTTGTTTTTGCCTTTATTGGCGTTCTGATCGGTACTGCGGTAGGGGTCCTTCCCGGCATCGGTCCAATGAGCGGAGTCGCGTTATTGATGCCCGTTACGGCTTCCTTGACCTCTGGCTTACCTCCTGAAAGTGCGGCGGCTAGCGCACTGATTTTGTTGGCAGGCGTTTACTATGGCGCGATGTACGGTGGTTCCACAACATCCATTTTGTTAAATACACCGGGTGAATCCTCCTCTGTCGTTACGACATTGGACGGCTATCAGATGGCCAAACAGGGACGTGCTGGTGCAGCGTTGTCGATTGCAGCGATCGGTTCTTTTGTCGCGGGGCTCGTGGCGTTGATTGCTCTTGTGTTTTTGGCTGATCCATTATCCGATCTCGCTTTGAAATTCGGCCCTGCTGAATATTTCTCCCTCATGCTTCTCGGCTTGTGTGCGGTCAGCGGACTGGGGGGGAAGTCGATGACCAAAGCCCTCATTATGACAGTCATGGGACTCTTGCTTGCGACAATTGGGATGGACACCGTTTCGGGTGTGGCGCGGTTTACATACGATATTCCCGATTTGTACCAAGGCTTGGAGTTCCTCACGATAGCAGTTGGTTTGTTTGCCCTTGGAGAAGTGTTCAAGACGATTATCGAAGACGATCAATCCTCAAAGGAAATTATTAAAGTGGGGCGGGTACTGCCCTCCAAGCAAGACCTAAAAGAAAGTGCCGGACCGATTGCACGCGGTTCGTTGCTCGGATTTTTCATTGGTGTTTTGCCTGGTGCTGGTGCTACCCTGGCATCGTTCTTCTCGTATATTTTTGAGAAAAAGCTGAGCAAAGATCCTAGCCGTTTTGGAAAAGGAGCGATTGCTGGTGTAGCAGCGCCGGAGTCTGCAAACAATGCTGCGTCTGGTGGTGCGATGATTCCACTGTTGACGTTGGGTATACCGGGGTCTGGTACGACTGCGATTTTAATGGGTGCATTGCTGATGTATAACGTACAACCGGGACCCCTCTTATTCGCTGATCATCCGCAAATTGCTTGGGGTTTAATTGCGAGTATGTTTATCGGGAATGTAATGCTGCTCGTTTTGAATATGCCCTTAGTTAAAGTATTCGCCAAAATTATTGAAACACCGTCCCATTTCCTGATTCCCCTCATTATCGCGATTTCCGTTTTCGGAGTGTACGCTGTGCAAATTAGTACGTTTGATTTGATTTTGCTTGTGATTTGTGGGGTAGCTGGCTATTACCTGACGAAAAACGACTTTCCTCTGGCACCGCTCGTCCTCGGCCTTGTGTTGGGACCGATGATTGAAAATAACATGAGAAGAGCATTGACCACCTCGAATGGTGACTTTTCCATCTTTTTGACAAAGCCGCTTTCTGCTGCTTTTCTGGTTTGTGCGCTTCTGTGGTTGCTGATCCCTATCTTCTTAAAGCGCAGAGGGAAGCAAGTCATTATCAGTGAAGAAGCGTAA
- a CDS encoding DUF3054 domain-containing protein codes for MRQRLSTPGYLLLLGDLIAFVLFVYYGKIIHNYPVTTMGIIETLAPFLVGWIIAILLFKSYGQRTYESAGRQLLSALITWTVAAPIGLLIRSLWTGVPTTLIFAGVTYFITLAFLFGWRVPFAIGYAIYKRKRLLVTS; via the coding sequence ATGAGACAGCGTTTGTCTACGCCGGGCTATTTATTGTTGCTCGGGGATCTGATCGCCTTTGTGCTTTTTGTTTATTACGGAAAAATCATTCATAACTACCCTGTCACGACCATGGGGATTATCGAAACATTAGCCCCTTTCCTCGTGGGATGGATTATCGCGATTCTACTTTTCAAGAGCTACGGACAACGAACGTATGAATCTGCGGGCAGACAATTATTATCGGCACTGATTACTTGGACAGTAGCGGCACCAATTGGCTTACTGATCCGCTCCTTGTGGACTGGTGTACCGACTACGCTTATTTTTGCAGGTGTGACTTATTTCATTACGCTGGCATTTTTGTTCGGATGGCGTGTACCGTTTGCCATCGGCTATGCGATCTACAAACGCAAGAGACTACTCGTAACCAGCTAA